From a single Stackebrandtia endophytica genomic region:
- a CDS encoding DddA-like double-stranded DNA deaminase toxin produces the protein MGMRENVESAIRTARDAAAAGREALIRVAQAVTETAAEENARGHEGIARWYAEAGDRLSQAASKIDSSTALCEAAAAEVARTDDGASLRGSGGLPRQPATPATEQGRPRAIPGFTHRRPAKEAIDAIKREGWPKTAEGRTSARGHLYNPDGNRLDTGTLRPHRKGAALPCTDLREPWRSDPNYTTTWHAERDAAKIMRDNNLREAVLYLNIPPCGRYTEDPKRCDLNLEKILPKGATLWVWTISETGSRGQRRYRGTGEAIT, from the coding sequence CAGCCCGTGATGCCGCTGCGGCTGGCCGAGAGGCCCTGATCCGAGTGGCACAGGCAGTCACCGAGACCGCCGCCGAGGAAAACGCTCGCGGTCACGAGGGCATTGCCCGTTGGTATGCCGAGGCAGGCGATCGGCTATCCCAAGCCGCGTCCAAGATCGACAGTTCAACTGCCCTGTGCGAGGCGGCTGCCGCCGAGGTGGCCCGCACCGACGACGGCGCCTCACTGCGCGGATCTGGTGGCCTACCAAGGCAACCCGCGACGCCGGCAACAGAGCAAGGGCGGCCGCGTGCGATCCCCGGTTTCACCCACCGGCGACCCGCTAAAGAGGCGATCGACGCGATCAAACGAGAGGGCTGGCCGAAAACGGCCGAGGGCCGAACCTCAGCGCGCGGGCACCTCTACAACCCCGACGGCAACCGCCTCGACACCGGGACGCTGCGACCGCACCGGAAAGGTGCGGCGCTGCCGTGCACCGACCTGCGGGAACCGTGGCGGTCGGACCCGAACTACACGACAACCTGGCACGCCGAGCGAGACGCGGCGAAGATAATGAGAGACAACAACCTGCGCGAGGCTGTGCTTTACCTGAACATCCCTCCGTGCGGTCGATACACCGAGGACCCTAAACGCTGCGATCTGAACCTGGAGAAGATTTTGCCGAAGGGTGCGACGCTGTGGGTGTGGACCATCAGCGAGACTGGGTCACGCGGGCAACGGAGATATCGAGGAACTGGAGAGGCGATCACGTGA